The DNA window GACCTCGCGCAGAAACCCGGCATCGATCATCTGCTTCAGGAAATCGTACCGCTGCGGGGGCAAGGCATAGGCTTCACCAAGGTAGTGCCATTGCACATGGTCGGCGGTGAGCCATTCGAATGACGGCGCCTCGAAGCGCTCACCGGCCTGGTAGCGTTCAGGTGTGTTCCGCCGGGCGGGAGTCAGCTGGGTTTTGTCAGCAGATAGCGGACCGTAGAGAGCAAGCCAATAGCCATCACGCGGCACAATCTGGTTACCCATAATCGCCATCGTGCTTTGTTCCAACGGCGGCACCGCGTACCCGTGCGAGACGAATTCACGTCCTTGAAGCGCTGCGCTCTGCTGGGCTTTGGGCGTAGGTGTGACGGCCTTTGCAGCATTAATCAACGTTTGTGTGTTGCCGTCCCACTTGGGCAACGGCGCAGGAGGCAGTGGGAGCACCTTGTCGAGGTTGGGCAGTTTCAGGCGTCCGTCGTAGAGTTTCAGGACATCGGCAATCTTGCGATATCGTTGGGCACGTGCCTTGTCGATATGACCAACCAGATTGGTCCCGTTGTCGAGGTCCATGCCGTTAAACTCCGGGACCAGACTGCTAGCACACTGTGCACTTCCCAGCTTTACGCCCTCGTGCAAAATGTTCAGCGCGCGGAGTTTTGCCTCACCCGTATTTGCGCGGGCGTAAATGAGGCCCAGCTTTTCGGCTGCGTCTCCATACCCCTGAGCAAAAGCACATTCAAGCATCTTGGTACCGACTGGCAGATTGCCCCAAAAACCTTCACTGGGATTGTCGTAGGTTGCTGCCAGTTTGTAACCTAGAAAAGTCATTGCAGCGGGACTACCCATATCTGCCGCTCGCTGGAAGAAAGCATAGGCGCTGGTGGCGTCACCGCCCTTGACCATCCTGTTGAGGTGATACACACCCATCCGGTCGTAGGCATCGGGAATATTCAGCTTCATTGCTTTCTCGACCCACTGGATCGCGGCTTCAGGATCCTGTTCCGGCACTCCGGGGCGTTTGCTCAGAATCAATGATGCGAGATTGAGCATCGCTTTCCAGTGGTTTCGCTCGGCGGCCTGCAGATAAAGCTGATACATCTTCGCGTAGTCGATCCTGTCGATAGGGACGCTCGGATCATCCAGCGCCAGTGCCTGCTGAAACCACATCTCGGCCTGCGGATCGAGGGGCGGAACCTGTTGTGCCTCATAGACGCAGTTGAAGTCCTTGCGATGCGGATCGAAGAGCGGGAGTTTCTCGTAACGTGGCAGGTCAGACATGGCAGTGGTCAGCTTGTTACCCAGAGAGGTCAGGGCGCCTGCGTGAGCCGAAGTTACCAGCATCAGCAAGGCAGCGGTGGCAATACGCAGCGCATTGAGAAATGCTTTCATGCGAGGTCCGGTCAGGCGGGGACAGATTGGGTTGAGGATGGTACGGAGATTGAGCCGTACAGGGTAGTGGTCGAACGGTGATCTTCAAACGGCAGCAGGAAGCCAGTCATCGGCTGCGTACCTGCCTGCTGGGCATCCTGATTCTTGTTCATTCGGCGGTTCCAACTATCAAATGCATCGGGTAGATCTTTTGCATTACCGCTGTATTGGATATCACCACCGTAGTGCAGCGCAAACACGCGCTGACGCAGATCGGCAGCATAAAGTTGACCCGTCGCAGCAATATTGATCTCGCTGTCGACTGACATACTGCGCTGATTCAGGTTGGCGCTGCCTACGGTAATAAACACGTCATCGATGATCATCAGCTTCGAGTGGATATAGATTTCTCGATAGGCCATGTTGTGGTCTGCATCAGCGCCACTGGTGCGCAGGCGGGCGACACTCACCTCAAGACCTAGCGTTCGTTCGAGATCCTCCGTGCTGGGGCGGTCAAGTACCTCACCATGTCCTCTGGTACTTTTTCCATAGACAGAATTGAGATTACCCTTGTCCGCCAGATCGCTCTGTTCAGCCATCGACGAACCGGCTCCAAGTAAGGTCAGCGCGTCGTAGGTACGCGGCACCATCTCTCCGCGCTCGGGATGTGGAATCACGATAAACAGGTGCAACTTCGGCATCTCGGTGACCGGTTGTTGTGACGTTTTCATCCAGTCGCTGCAATGCTTCTGTCGCGTCTTGATCAGATTCCGCGCAAACTCCGGGTAAAAGAAATACTGGTTCTCAATATAGATATAGTTGCGGGCGCTACTGGTCGCCTGGAAATAGACTTCCTTGATGGACTTCTCACGCTCATGGGGCTGCGTTCGCAGGATCTGGACAAGATGCGCCGGATTTCCCGCCACCTTCGGAATCTTTACCGGTGGCTCTGGTGGTGTCTGGAACGGAACCGGGTGACCGAGTGCCGCCGCCCATCCGTTCTCGAAGTTGAAGTGCAGTTGCGCAAGCGCCGGCCCAACCACACGGCATGCGTAGTCCTGATAGGGGCGACCATGCACATAGTGTTCGTGGCCCTCCCCGTGCTGAGCTTCAGGTTTCGAAAAGCTGTTTCGCACACCCTCGTAAGCCCTGCTGGCCAGGCTGTCCTTGCTAGGCGCTTGCTGCGTTGACAGTTCACGGGCCAACTCGTCGCTGATCTGTTTATCCGACAGGACCTCACGTTTCGGATCATCTATCGCATGGGCGGTCCGGTCCCAGTAGTCCGTTACCGAATTCAGTCCCATGACGTAGCCGACCGCCTTGCTGCCGCTGTCGTAGGCGTAGTCGATCAGGACTGGCTTCTGGTGGTGCGTTGCAAATTTTTCCAGCTGGCTTTTCTCGTCGGTTACGCTGAGCGTGGCGCTGACGGGCTGGTCCTCTTCAGCAGGTGCAACTGCCCGCAAGGCGGTCGCATCGGCTTGCGAGACACCACGTAGGACAACCTGCAACCGCGGATTCGTGCCGCGTCCACTCTTGCCGCCCGGCAAGTTGACGTTCCACCAGTCGATGCAATATTGATTGCGCGTCGAATCCTTATACGGTGGGTCCTGCTGCAAAGCGTACCGCTGGATCGGGTGCCCCAGGCGGGAGACTGGGACGTCGGTCAATCCTGGCATGTTGTTCTGGACCTTGGACCCATCGTCGTCGTACCAGATCAGCAGGCGCACCGTGACCGGATTCTCCTTGCGCTTCGTGATTTCGTCGAGCAGCTCGCCGTAACGGATGCCGCGCGGCCAGGTGTCGCTGTTCCGCTCAAGCTCCATGCCCGGATCGAAACCCCAGCAGACGATGTCCGCCGACTGCTTCGCTTCCCGTAGGTCTTTGGCGATCTGTTTGAATCCATCTTCGCCGCAGATCATGAAGTTCAGGGTGTTGCCCCGGGTGATCGGGCACGTGCCGTCTCCATGCTTTTCTTTAATGTCCCTGTGCTCAACGAGGAACTGAAGCGCACTCTTCGCCTGCCGTGTCTGCTCGTCGATAGCGACCTTTGCAGGCTTGTGAGTCTTGAGTGGGAACTGGGCCACGTCTAGGTCCTCTTTGATAAATAGGGTGAGCGTCGCGCTCAGCTATGCCGTTCGCCCATGTTCGTGAGCTGGTCGACGTGATCAGGATCGGTTGCAAGCGCGTCTTTCACGTTCAGGTCATATTCCGCGCCGTTGCTCAGTCGTGCCGTGTAGGCGGGTGTGCCAGCCCGGTGATCCTTCACGACAATCCGTCCGAACTCGTCCGTGACACCTTCGCCGATCTTTGCGCTGCCCTTGTATAGCTCGTATGGCTCGCTGGCAATCTGAGTCCCTTCGCCCTGGAGTGCCTGCAATGCGAAGTGCAGTTGATCTTTCTCGGGCGGCAATGCAGGAATCGTCGAAGTGCTCACGCTGTCCGGCCCGGTGAACGTCCTGTTTGCCGAATGAACCTCAAAGCCACCCGACGTGCCGTGCCTGATCTGCCCGGAGATCCACCGGGTATAGCTGCCACCGCCGTTGATCTCGACCTCCTGCTGCGCGCTGAGCGTGATCCTGGTCGCGGTCACCGTCACGTTCAGCTTCGCCAGCAGATTGATACTGTCCTTCAGCGCCTTCACATCGATGTCGCCTGCTGCAGCGACGAGTCGCATGCCTGCCTCGGTGACGAACAGGCGAAACGCACGGCGCGCGCTGGCAAAGAAGCCACCGCCCGTGCTGATCGATACGTGCTCGCCGGTCGTGACGGAGGTGGTCTTGCCGCTGCTCAGATGAATCTGCTCCGGCGTGCTGGTTGCGACCCCTGCGGGACTTGCGATCACGAGGTGCGGTTGCTCGAACTGCTTCAATGCTCCACCGCCCTGAATGGCCTTCGCCTGCGCTTTCAAGGTACTGGCGACTGCCTTCTGTTCGCCATCCTGTGCGCCCGCTGTCTGAGCCGACTGCGCGAGGCTCGCTGCCGTATCCTGGGCATTCGCCAGTTGAAGATTCACCTCATCGACGCTAAACGCGTCACCGGTTGCCCCTGAGCGCGGATGAGTCGTCAGTAGCAGCCCGCGCGCACCACGCACGGCCGCATTCCCGTCGGTGCGCAGCTCCACGCCTTCGCCGCGCTTCTCGCCGCGACCGGACGGCTCACTGACCCGCGTGATATAGCCCGCGTGCAGCCCCGATTCGAGGTGATCGCTGCGTATTTGCGTCTGCACCTGACCGGTGGTGTCGTCCTTGAGCCAGACGTTGTTCTGGCTGCCGCCGATTTCCTTGCTGACGAACCCCGACAGCATGTGCTGATCGGGTAGGTCCCATTGCGGCCGGTTCGCTCCGTTGCCCACGCGCGCCGTAATGAGCGGCCTGTCTGGATCACCGTCGAGAAACGATACAACCGCCTCGTCGCCAATTCTCGGCAGTTGGATACCGCCGAAGCCGCCAGTTGCCCACGGCTGCGCGACACGCATCCAGCACGAACTCTGGTCATCGCGTTGGCCGATGCGGTCCCAGTGAAACTGCACTTTCACGCGGCCCAGTTCGTCTGTATAGACCTCCTGTCCTCCAGGTCCGACCACGGTCACCGTCTGCAACTGCATGACGGGCTTCTGATGTTCAAACGGACTGCGAAACGGCACGGACTTGCGCTGGACCTCGATCTCGACGCGGAAAAAACCGCTCGATCCATCTGCGTGCGTCACGCTGGAAGCCGGGTTGTCCTGAGTGCTTTCACGCGCCTGGGCTAAACGGTTTTGCAGGCTATGCGGGAAGTTCGCATGATGGCTCGATAACGGAATGTTGTTCTCAATCAGCCACACCGTTTCGATGATCGCGAACTGCCGCCTGTCGGCAGCGTCGGGGTCGTGCTCGGGATGCCCGGTGAGTTCGAACCAGCGACCGGCGTCGATGCCGCGCACACCACCGACACCGTAAAACCGCTTCGCCTCCGATTCCCATTGCTCCATACGAATCTTCGACAGGTGTTCGCCGCGTTCCTGTTTCAGGTAGCTATAGGATCCCGTGTATTCGTAGACTTCCAGTTCGTCCGGCAATTCGTGCGACACCGTGGGAATGCTGGTGCCTTTCGGATTGGCGAGCGACGACGGGCTTTTGTAGTCGGCTGTGCGGGTTGTCAGCACCGCGCTGGCAGGGTGCGCTCGCTGGACCAGTGAACCAGTGCGTCCAATTCGCTGTTCGTACCGTAGCGGGAAAACTGCACCGTCTGCGGCGCAAGCGGTTCAAATGTGTCAAGCCGGTCCGTAATCGTCAGCGTATGCGACTTGCCGTCCTCGCCCTGTGTCCAGAAGCCGAACAGTCCTTCCTCTTCGATCAGCCGATGAGCAAAATTCCAGTCGCCTTCATATTGCGTGCAGTAGGACCTCGGCGGTAACGGCGTCGAGAGTTTGAACTGGAAGTGAGCTTTCGCCTGGGGGTGGGCATTGAATACATCGGTCAGGATGGCATCGGCGGACTTGTCCTGCCAGATACGCTGGTCGCGGCGGAATTTGAGGAAATTCATCCACGAAGCAAAACGGATCGAATAACTGGTTAAGCCGCCTTCTGATCCAAGTCGCCGCACGCCGAATACATAGCCGTGAAAGGGACGATAGGATTTATCCGCCGGTTGAAGCCAAAGGGTTACCGGCTGGCCGATCAGTTTCTTAAGCTTGATATTGCCGTTTGTTGACTGAACGTCGAGCGTGAATTCGAAATGCCGCCCAATTCGCGACCAGCCCACCGCCCGTTGCGGTAACAGCACATTGCTTCCGAGCGGCGTGTCCAGTTTCAGCAGACGGTCCTGCTGGATCAGGTCACCTTGAATGGCTCTAACAATATCCTGCTCATCCATATCCCCCCCGGTGCATTTTTTTCGTGTTTATTGTC is part of the Paraburkholderia fungorum genome and encodes:
- a CDS encoding SEL1-like repeat protein; its protein translation is MSDLPRYEKLPLFDPHRKDFNCVYEAQQVPPLDPQAEMWFQQALALDDPSVPIDRIDYAKMYQLYLQAAERNHWKAMLNLASLILSKRPGVPEQDPEAAIQWVEKAMKLNIPDAYDRMGVYHLNRMVKGGDATSAYAFFQRAADMGSPAAMTFLGYKLAATYDNPSEGFWGNLPVGTKMLECAFAQGYGDAAEKLGLIYARANTGEAKLRALNILHEGVKLGSAQCASSLVPEFNGMDLDNGTNLVGHIDKARAQRYRKIADVLKLYDGRLKLPNLDKVLPLPPAPLPKWDGNTQTLINAAKAVTPTPKAQQSAALQGREFVSHGYAVPPLEQSTMAIMGNQIVPRDGYWLALYGPLSADKTQLTPARRNTPERYQAGERFEAPSFEWLTADHVQWHYLGEAYALPPQRYDFLKQMIDAGFLREVAQQTSPVRCNGQQRCPQTGIWEGRIADDHPMATLYNRWDRQAFVEKDHAFPQPTAQFIDVAAHDLQWTYLGSPNAETGMPGIGEIVL
- a CDS encoding phospholipase D-like domain-containing protein yields the protein MAQFPLKTHKPAKVAIDEQTRQAKSALQFLVEHRDIKEKHGDGTCPITRGNTLNFMICGEDGFKQIAKDLREAKQSADIVCWGFDPGMELERNSDTWPRGIRYGELLDEITKRKENPVTVRLLIWYDDDGSKVQNNMPGLTDVPVSRLGHPIQRYALQQDPPYKDSTRNQYCIDWWNVNLPGGKSGRGTNPRLQVVLRGVSQADATALRAVAPAEEDQPVSATLSVTDEKSQLEKFATHHQKPVLIDYAYDSGSKAVGYVMGLNSVTDYWDRTAHAIDDPKREVLSDKQISDELARELSTQQAPSKDSLASRAYEGVRNSFSKPEAQHGEGHEHYVHGRPYQDYACRVVGPALAQLHFNFENGWAAALGHPVPFQTPPEPPVKIPKVAGNPAHLVQILRTQPHEREKSIKEVYFQATSSARNYIYIENQYFFYPEFARNLIKTRQKHCSDWMKTSQQPVTEMPKLHLFIVIPHPERGEMVPRTYDALTLLGAGSSMAEQSDLADKGNLNSVYGKSTRGHGEVLDRPSTEDLERTLGLEVSVARLRTSGADADHNMAYREIYIHSKLMIIDDVFITVGSANLNQRSMSVDSEINIAATGQLYAADLRQRVFALHYGGDIQYSGNAKDLPDAFDSWNRRMNKNQDAQQAGTQPMTGFLLPFEDHRSTTTLYGSISVPSSTQSVPA
- a CDS encoding type VI secretion system Vgr family protein, with amino-acid sequence MQTQIRSDHLESGLHAGYITRVSEPSGRGEKRGEGVELRTDGNAAVRGARGLLLTTHPRSGATGDAFSVDEVNLQLANAQDTAASLAQSAQTAGAQDGEQKAVASTLKAQAKAIQGGGALKQFEQPHLVIASPAGVATSTPEQIHLSSGKTTSVTTGEHVSISTGGGFFASARRAFRLFVTEAGMRLVAAAGDIDVKALKDSINLLAKLNVTVTATRITLSAQQEVEINGGGSYTRWISGQIRHGTSGGFEVHSANRTFTGPDSVSTSTIPALPPEKDQLHFALQALQGEGTQIASEPYELYKGSAKIGEGVTDEFGRIVVKDHRAGTPAYTARLSNGAEYDLNVKDALATDPDHVDQLTNMGERHS